The proteins below come from a single Excalfactoria chinensis isolate bCotChi1 chromosome 7, bCotChi1.hap2, whole genome shotgun sequence genomic window:
- the LYPD6 gene encoding ly6/PLAUR domain-containing protein 6 translates to MASQPRLAHVLLLGLLAGWLRAAQPRDFTVKDIVYLHPSTTPFPHGFKCFTCERAADNYECNRWAPDVYCPRGTRYCFSQHMMRVTGESVSVTKRCVPLEDCLSTGCTYVKHEEYKICTSCCEGTICNLPLPRNASDAVFTTLSPLSSTPGLSGHTVLMAVCLLLGLVA, encoded by the exons ATGGCCTCGCAGCCCAGGCTGGCCCACGTCCTGCTGCTGGGCCTCCTGGCCGGCTGGCTGAGGGCTGCACAGCCCCGTGACTTCACAGTGAAGGACATCGTTTACCTCCATCCCTCCA CCACCCCATTTCCTCACGGATTTAAATGTTTCACCTGTGAAAGGGCAGCAGATAATTACGAATGCAACCGTTGGGCTCCGGATGTCTACTGCCCCAGAG GTACGAGGTACTGCTTCAGCCAGCACATGATGAGAGTTACGGGAGAGAGCGTGTCCGTCACCAAGCGCTGCGTGCCCCTGGAGGACTGTCTGTCTACTGGATGCACATACGTAAAGCACGAGGAGTACAAG ATCTGCACATCCTGCTGCGAAGGCACCATCTGCAACCTGCCGTTGCCCAGGAATGCAAGTGATGCTGTGTTCACCACCTTGTCCCCCCTCAGCAGCACCCCAGGGCTGTCAGGTCACACCGTGCTGATGGCAGTGTGCCTCCTGCTGGGGCTCGTGGCATAG